Genomic segment of Arachis hypogaea cultivar Tifrunner chromosome 11, arahy.Tifrunner.gnm2.J5K5, whole genome shotgun sequence:
AAAAACGGTTCCACAAGCTTGTTAGTAATATTTTCAGCGGTAGCGTcccatggtgatgatgatgagaacCCTGTTACTGATGTGTACATGTTTGATGAGCTGTTATTGCTTGAACTCTCCTTATTGCTGTTCATGAATTGATCTGTGACTGACACGTGTCCCCCTTGATCTGAATTGGTTAGACTCGGCATTGAAGAGAATCCTCCTCCACAGTAGTTAGTTACGGCAGTTACCGGCGCTAGGTGATGGTAATTATTGGGCTGATGAGGAAAATCAGCATAGAATGAAGATAGAGGGTCCAAAAATGTTGGCTTATTATTGTTACTCGTCATGAAAATGTCTCTAGAAGCTTCCGTTATGGCATTGCTGTTATCATCGCCGGCGTAGTAACCAGAATCGTTCAGCGATGAGGCCAAGGCCGTTGAGAATGGAATTTGTATCTTGGAATTCTCTGACGGCGTGATGATTTTCTTGCTGCagctctcttcttctttttgatCATCAGTTGATAGAGGCTTGTGTGTGGCTGGGTCAATTCCTTGCTTcactagcttcttcttcagacatGAATTCCAGAAGTTCTTTATCTCATTGTCTGTTCTTCCTGGTAACTGCGCTGCTATCTGAGCCCACCTGTATCGTCATACTTTTCAGCACTCGAAAAAGAATAATTGTTGATGATCCTTGCATTTTATAATTACCTGTTTCCAAGGATTTCATGGAGACTGATTATAAGATCCTCCTCCTGCTGAGAGAACATCCCTCTCTTTAAATCCGGCCTCAGATAGTTTATCCATCTTAATCTGCAACTCTTTCCGCATCTTTGCAGCCCTGCAAGTTATTAGGATTTCGTTACTTAAAAGTTTGCTCAGTTATCTTGCTTGCAGACACCAATACATATTGAAAGAAATGAAAGATTAGGTGAATGTTTATTACCAGCTAGTTTTGGAACGGAGCTCCAGCATCCGACACCGAACCTTGTTATGTGATTGAAGAGCTTCTCATCTTCTTCAGGGGACCACAAACCTTTCCTCAGTTTCTGCTTTACACAGCAAGAATGGCGACCCATTTGTGAAAGAACGAACCAACACTACTATATGCTTGTACGGTGTGATGAAAATGCCTATGTTCCTTCTCACTTTGGTTTCCCAAACTCTCAAGTCGTCACTTCCTCTATATAGCCTGAAATATTTACCTGAAATATTTaccaaattagttattattaattattttttaattatttatggtTCATTTAAGAGGTGGAAATGTTATGCTTTTCGGGGGCccccggggggggggggggggaggactAATTAATAGGGGGTAACTATAGAACTAATTGTGTTCATTTAGAGAAGATGAATAAATCATAATAGAAAATCATACTTAGAATTGAAgttaacagagagagagagagagagagagagagagagagagagagagagagagagagagagagagagagagagagagagagagagagagagagagagagagagagagagagagagagaggagagagagagagagagagagagagcaatcAAGTGGGTTTTACGCAAATTCGGTGCTGCTTTTGCATTGAAATTGATTGGTTTTTAAGATATCACTATTTCtagaaaacataattaattaattaaaacactaaaacacacacatatattttttttatttaaattaatataaataaaaaaatttggatcctctaaagtttgaatttcactttagagaataaagtgtgattttcTACCTTTGAataatttctctttcatatttattattggtcccacctatgaaatcaatggtgaaagatcacattttactctctaaagtgaaattcaaactttagaggatccaaatcctaaATAAAGGTGATCCACTTTATGAACGTGTGCTAATATGGTAGAGAATAGATAACTAATGGAGTCAGGTGTTTCCTCTTTTATTATTAACTGTGTTAATTAAGTAATCACTGCCATATAAAGATGACTATATTCAAAAGGCCTGAATCAGATAATATAGTACGTATTTGATcaatacttttaactattattatgattaattaaaatgttaatatttgTCTCTTTTCGAAATATTTGAGTCTTCCTTCAATCTCTTAGAATATATACTCTTGTCAATAGCTAGGCCAATAATTCTTAGAATAAGAAGAAAGGTTTGTATAGCGGTTTTAGAAACTTGAATTTATTTTTCCCCTTGAAGTCAATTTTTGCGGGGTAGTCCACTGTAGTGTAGAGGAAATGTtatatgtcaaaaaaaaaaaaaattaagtcatttaatttttctCATAATTAAACGTGTTAAAATTCAACTCTCatgaaaattgaatttaattctaatatttaaaataaaaataattaaattaatttatctattatttttttctaaaattaattttaacttaaatatgtttgatttgaaattttattatattagaattttacttaaaatttaaaatatctaacatatttttataatttaattatttttttaatttttttcacttaCTTTTTTTCAATGTCTCTTATCTTTTAATAtactctctcttctctcaccAGTCaccatctttattttcttttctttttattttttcaactcacttaatataatatatacctaatttttagAAGGTTTAttatataaatctaaaaaaaaaattaacttatagATTTTATGTATTTAACTTAGACTAATGACATTAAGCATCCATCAGTCTGCTTTGACAAACCCGTTAAAAGggaaaaacacgttacaacttctTGAAAACTTCAATTTTTGGTTTGGCTAATTTTCTTCTATGTAAACGCTGAAGTGATTTTATTCACAAAATTAGGGGTGTACATGGCCCGACTCGGTTCGAAGACCCAACCCGACCCCGAACACTTTAGGagctaatttagtgtgatttcatcAGGTCTAGGGTCGGATAAGGGTCTAAAAATAGattcggtcattatttcgggtcgggtctggttcatgactcgggtcacccgaactcggcccggtcatcatacacaattaatattttgtgttattagtgatggatgatggctatttttatgtggaatttaagtattgtaaactttaatactttgtgttattagtcattataagactataaattaatgttttatgtataaaatgcataagactttagactaatggtataatattgtgttatttgtattgatttaaaaatttggtattattagacaatattagtattgattatggttattctttaattttagagaaggattggtttttgttatatttttttaggtgaattttaccatgtcaaataatggttggagtcttagaaatttggatattttcacatgctaacttacaagaaggtatcaagataatgtaatgttaacagcccggttttcacccggtttttacccggtataatcgtgacctgaaagtgtataggtttcatcgggtttagggccggGTTCGGGTTTAACAAATAGatccggtatatatttcgggttaGGTCTGGGTCACATCGAACCCGATTTTACCCGACCCATGAACAATCCTACACAAAACCACGTTTACAAGAAGcaataatttttaacttttgCATTACACTAATTGGGTTTTAGCCATTAACATTCagcatttatttttcttttaccaactttatcctttatacatattattgtattatttaatttataaaatttttattatttctctttatatgagttcttttttttattatttattatttatactttttattaattttttgtttgacattatatatttttataatggtAATTTTTGtgcattatatttattattatctttttataatataatttattgattccattagataaaataaattaaacaaaaaaaattaaccacaaataatgataatattaaaaaattatagcgtactaaaaaagagtattaagagtactaaaaatatactatataaaaacatataagaaaaaaattaaaaaattaaacatgtataaaaaaataacattataatttaatatcatgtcctttttagtaattatctatctaaaagtgattttaactaatattatctaaataatatttattttatcaaaattaattttagtatagagTTGCCAAACATAGATCAtattaacacaaacttacttctacgcaaaatcaattctataaaatcactttcattcaaatgccagtttgaccaaccacaatccaaacacacactaccTCTCAACATTTTAAGTGAAGTTGTGTCAATAATGACACTAATAAAAAGCGACATACTTTAATCACATTTTAATGATATTAACTAGTTGTTATATTTTACTGTTAATAactgactttttttttatttactaagtTATTGGACCACTCAACAAATaagtttatgtttttttttggtTAGTTTGTCATTGAAATCAACCATGAGAaccatttaaattttttaatggataacaatattttttaaacttaatATTTTTAGATTAGTCCATTCTTTTTAAAAGAAGTGAACAAATTTTAGTTGAagaaaattttagttaaaaaatataattttttattattttatataatttaataaataaatatatctattatttaaatataatattatattaataaaagataaagttatccgttataaaattttaatacatttgataaatattctaaaaactaaaattcaattcaattctataattttattaatttatttcaaatactAGAATTAAGTTTAATTCTAActggaattcaatttaatttttaatagaatttaatttaattttatatcattaaaattttttaaatagacGGTAAAAGATATTTCCTACTGATGAGTTTAGTTTATTAGTAAcataattttggattttttaactGATAGTTATCATGATCAAATTTGTCTATTGTTCTATAACTGTTGAGGTTTTTAATGTGGTAAGAAGAAtaaaaaagcaagaaagagttATCAAATTTTTGAATATATTCACTCTGTTTCCAAAATATTttgacacatatatatatatatatatatatatatatatatatatatatatatatatatatatatatatatgttctagtTCGAAACTACCAGTAAAAAACTTATAATGGTTCTGTATTATTGGTAAaatgatcaattttttttttgtaaatcttTTGACACTGCTAATGTTGCAAAGTTGTAAGAATCTGACCAAGCGATCAACTATTAAGGTGGACAGACCAACTTTTTGACATATAAATGAcgcttttcaatttttatattgcAGTCAGAGTAAATTTTCACTCTTATTGGAGTATGTGTGTTATCCTAGATTGTGAACAAGGGCCGAAAATAAACTGAACGATCCAATTTACTTCACCACAAATATGAGAGTTAGTGGTATTGCTCGCAAATCGGACATTTGGATTTGTGTTTGGGAGGGACACGTGTGCAACAATTAGACGGCAATATTTGAATTCAAGGAGATCAGATGAACATGATTATGTCCTTAAATCTAAACTTCAGATTTGTTAGGCACAACAATCCGACGGACAGGGTTAAATCAGAGGATCGGACGGTCCACTATAAGAAACATCGTTAAAATTGACGGCCAAATCGACGGCAAAGCCGTCGATAATATGAAAAATCGACGGTAAAATCGACGATATTAGTTGTCGCTTTAAAACGTGTcgatttttcaaaaaactaataaaattgacGACTTTCAGGTTGTCGATAAACTttcaataaaatcgacggctACCGTGTCAATAatataggattaaaatttttacatatttaataaagTGACACTTTGGTTGTCGATAATTAACGATTTGTattttctgtcggtaaagaatttttataaaaatataatcgcgttgcaagtatagcttctaaaccaacagagaatcatttcgtgcaaaaatttggttgtcacaagtaacaaaacccaataaaatttataaccgaagtatttaaacctcgggtcatcttctcaaggaattgcagggaggtatgatttattattggttatgaaaaaatgtatgtttttggttttttgaattggagaacaagtaatttaaatggcaagaaaaataaattaataattagaaaatctcttggcaaggtatgagaactgggaatcctatcctagttatccttatcagatgtgatgagaattggatttccctcccacttagttaatccttactaaataaaggaaagtcaagtggactgatcaaattgattcctcaagtcctagtcaactcctaaggaaagactagctttagagagatGCAAATTAATCCGCAatcctaattttcaatcaactgctgagtttgataactcaagtgttaccaattacttaaccaaatccaaaaaaaaataaatctaaattaaattgaaagcatcatgaATAGAATAGAAAAATCATTAATTTGAAATACATCGAATTATATTAAAtggaatattcaaatcttaacatgaaaaggTTCATAAGCTAGTTTGGCaatataagtaattaacaaataaaagcattagagtatctaaaagtagaagagaaacataaattaaagaaatattgaacctggcaTTGAAGTAATAAGCATAAcataaaaggaatcctaatcctaaaacctaagagagaggagagagcctctctctctctaaaagctacatctaaaacctaaaattgaataatgaatgttgtatatgttgttgtatgaattgttgttgaatgaatggatgcattcccccactttatagcctctaatatgtgtttttcgggccgaaaactgggttagaaACAGTCAAGAAATCGCtggttgcgaaatctgccacgctggtttttcatCACTGCGACACGTCCGCGTgaatcacgcgtttgcgtcacttatcgtcagagaaactatggcatattatatatcatttcaaagcctcagacgttagctttccaacgcaactagaactgcatcatttgaacttctgtagctcaagttatgaccgtttgagtgcgaagaggtcaggctggacagcttagcaatttcttcaacttcttctattccttccaattttgaatgcttcctttccatcctctgagccattcctgccctgtaatccctgaaatcacttaacacacatatcatggcatcgaatggtaataagaggggattaaaattagctaaattaagaccaaagaaatatGTTTCTAATCAtcgcacataattaggaaggcaaatgtaaaacatgcgatttcaatgagtaagtgtgagtttagtgaataaaatccactcaattaagcacacgatgtaccatgaaatagtggtgcatcaaatctctccacacttaaacattagcatgtcctcatgctaagctcaagagaaactataagagtgaagtggaatggtagaatgtatgaaatgcaacctatctgtatgaatgcagctaaatgcaaaatgcttttacctacttggttaaaagtaaacaaatccttcaagaacaaatatgaaatggatttcactaattcaaatcataaaataaagtacaagtggacttgcagaagaaaatagctcatgaaagccgggaacaaggaatcgagcatcgaaccctcactggaagtgtatgcactctaatagctcaggtgtttaaggttcgatctttcaattctctactaatcttgctttctaaggcttgctcttcatctaacaatcaacaaaaatttaatgcacaaaatacacatatcaagaggtcttttaagggttgtaatggggttagggtcaaggtaggattgtatttggccaagtggactaaaatctgaatccttaattaacttaaactttttccACCtcacttaggacaatccatgtaatcataatacaacatctaactatccattaaccatgttttccacatattcatgcattctaatttcaagtacagtacatatgcattgatatcaccatttactttggagcattttgtcccctttttattgtttgctctttttcttttctttttctctcttatatatatatatatatatatatatatatatatatatatatatatgcctattttttttcttttgtttttttcaatgcatatgattaaattattgaatgcatgaatatgtcctaaatatttctttcatatttacataaagatatataacacccagttcttaaaccaaatgtttccaaacccactttttcctacacttaattcatgagcactcttactagtctaagctaacaaaggattcaaattaaggacattattattttttgcttagagttaatgatgtgctaaagtaaagaataaaggggtaaaataggctcaaaattggtttgcaaaggataatgaaagggtaaggccatatgggtatgtaagcttagtgaaacaaaggcctcaatcatataagtgcatgcatacatcaaacaatggaaatatagaatcaagcaagacaaagatcacaattttagagagaaaaatacacaccaaaaataaaatattggttgataagatgcaaccaattcaaataggctcaaaatctcactggttttgtgtgttcgagctctaaaccatgttccaaaataatatttcttcaaacaagtttaacaaaagattttaattcaaattagtgaaatattataaaaagtttcttgaaaaagaaaatattactttaaccaagtggtggtaaaatatgcacaaaatcaagaaaatatgcaatcaaacatgcaaatgcaacaattaactaacaaagaaaataaaacattggtgttgagaggaaaataactaacccacggaagtcggtatcgacctctccacacttaaagattgcaccgttctcggtgtatactgagatgtacaagtggacgggtggttccaactgacgcttttctccaaggatttgtgcagatggacttgtttgtctccctatttagaagctttccctttcccttctttggtggccagcctgaaagaagagaaaaagaagaacaggaacccaaaaacaatgatagaaaacaaataaaatatgagtgGGCAATGTCAAATAATAAGAggctcaattacatggtagctacaacatgcagtgagaaaacagtagaagcatacggcatatcaatagtgcaagaattgcaacaatggggaagagagtaatgaaagacaatataaattcatgtcaatgcaaaaggagtacaagtatcataaaagattagcagtaacttaaataatattaccttaatcagaataaaacaagtcatgaagcaccagagtaatgcaagaaaagatgcaacagttgaataagaaaatttaacaccaatggtaaaataataaatttagaaaagaaaataaaaatatgcacaaaattaaaatgcaatgaatgaaattatgcaaataaattaaataaaatagaatgaaagtgaagagggatgagaggttaaaaagatgaagaaatagtaagaaaggaggaagaaagaataagaaaagatagaagaaagaagaaagaacgataataaaaagataagtaggattggagaagaaaagataagatatctggcgctgatctggataagctgtggcgacgcggacgcgtgggtcacgcgttcgcccGGTTGGTGAGATTTttaagtgacgcggccgcgtgggtcactggtgcacgaaattgtgatctcaggcaacggcgccagaaactctgtacgcacgtcttaataaatcatttttcattcacaacttcgatacaactaaccagcaagtgcactgggtcgtccaagtaataaaccttacgtgagtaagggtcgatcccacggagattgttggtatgaagcaagctatggtcaccttgtaaatctcagtcaggcggatataaaacagttatggagttttcgaacataataaatagatagaaataaggatagaaacactcatgtaattcattggtgagaatttcagataagcgtatagagatgctttcgttcctctgaatctctactttcccgctgtcttcatccaatcagtcttactcctttccatggctggctttatgtaaggacatcaccattgtcaatggctacttttaatcctctctggaaaatggtccgatgcgctgtcactgcatggctaatcgtctggaggcatcacccttgtcaatggctgcatcctatcctcttgtgaagatggtccaaatgctctgtcacagcatggctaatcatctgaggttctcgatcgtactggaataggattcaccctccttttgcgtctgtcactacgcccagcactcgggagtttgaagttcgtcacagtcattcaatcccagaatcctactcggaataccacagacaaggtttagactttccgaattctcatgaatgcctccatcaatctagcttataccacgaagattctgattaagagatccaagagatactcattcaatctaaagtagaacggaagtggttgtcaggcacgcgttcatagggaatgatgatgattatcacgttcatcacattcaggttgaagtgcgaatgaatatcttagaagcggaataagttgaattgaatagagaaacaatagtactttgcattaatctttgaggaacagcagagctccacaccttaatctatggagtgcagaaa
This window contains:
- the LOC112722284 gene encoding uncharacterized protein — protein: MGRHSCCVKQKLRKGLWSPEEDEKLFNHITRFGVGCWSSVPKLAGLQRCGKSCRLRWINYLRPDLKRGMFSQQEEDLIISLHEILGNRWAQIAAQLPGRTDNEIKNFWNSCLKKKLVKQGIDPATHKPLSTDDQKEEESCSKKIITPSENSKIQIPFSTALASSLNDSGYYAGDDNSNAITEASRDIFMTSNNNKPTFLDPLSSFYADFPHQPNNYHHLAPVTAVTNYCGGGFSSMPSLTNSDQGGHVSVTDQFMNSNKESSSNNSSSNMYTSVTGFSSSSPWDATAENITNKLVEPFFQFSAIKCEDLYKTTCSSWEEDQEHTHTNTASSSIHFTTYPLTSLSEDLTAANFDVFHHI